A stretch of Planococcus citri chromosome 5, ihPlaCitr1.1, whole genome shotgun sequence DNA encodes these proteins:
- the LOC135848979 gene encoding uncharacterized protein K02A2.6-like, whose amino-acid sequence MGKETEELPIVVVHPSSIFEPFIESNEDFVSYTERFDCYTEYCQITNKVSFFIASVGAKTYQLLIKLAAPSKPKDLTYDKIIKLLTDHYCPAPLTDVCINKFRARKQLEHESFNDFYAALKQLAIGCKYATVARLNEELRAQIISGIRDSTVQAHYLSANLTLQEVIDKAVASENAKKGVEELRKSETPSVSAPVPTLNKVSEFERKKKRPKYKKPAQADKPSATSDNVVCYRCGIRDHKAPNCRHKGAKCTKCQKIGHLATVCGMGRRALHSAAAKSIDVVDMKSGEIVDIVLSAAESTIDATAENSPPPKIHVDVRIEGVPIRLEADCGATFTLISMSEFKRLGIKTPLRPSRYTLRIYDKSLVKIAGYVPVRVEYDGKEYKLILRVVHGDYDSVIGRDWIFPMQLDIRQLNAEIAPIHKIDIDLNAEIDKLVSEFADIFGDSPGRLPGEPVSFKLCADANPIFCRARSVPYALRDAVNEEIDRLVREKIYTPTETSEWATPIVPVVKSNGSVRLTGDYSVTLNKYIIPEEYQIPNSEEMLMELEGILFAKYDIVEAYMHMGVTAECAKLLAVNTPKGVHLVNCLNYGIQCAPSKFQRRLEEIIRKIPGFKNFFDDIRQASKTPEEHLQRMRMFFEVCRTNNLRLNKQKCVFVTDKLNYLGYTIDANGLHKTTEKVDLILNIPQPTNLDELQSFIGLVGYYSKFIPNFSDIAHPLNQLRRKNVPFVWSNACKMAFCKLKEEIASDRVLCHYNPAKELILSTDASPFALGAVLSHRFAEGERPIAFVSRTLTETESRYSQLDKEALAIYWGMKKFFNYLYGRPFTLITDCKPLLSIFAPSAAKPALSANRLLHYALFLQGFNYKVIYRRSSEHINADFASRHPHQIANASQIDVPTWSHINTINVLPVNAEMIAEATLLEPSSASLIAQLRGEERCTLKPSELAQYSLHGNCIMKNDRVYIPASLRKPVLAELHRGHCGIVRCKQLARSYVYWPKIDRDIEEMVSACPTCVKKDPPKEPFHPWQNPNAPWLRIHADIGQVGNTYLLVIVDASSKWPEGYVLHSTTSQRIIACFEDTFARFGLPATLVTDNGPQFAATEFAEFVRRNGINHVFSPPYCPYSNGQAERFIQIVKRGIAADQVGSMEERLQRVLFAYRRNKCSSTGKSPAAAMLGRELRTHLDLVKPTNAPETSTIPARRSFNVNEKVQLRMYNNRQKWINGVVLQKLGEVVYLVKDESNQTHKRHINQLRRAAVPKANPIPISIFSDPASRSNENIPAPRTPQSAPRTPPPAPMRRSERERRAPLRYSP is encoded by the coding sequence ATGGGGAAAGAAACGGAAGAATTGCCGATCGTGGTAGTGCACCCCAGCTCCATTTTTGAACCGTTTATCGAAAGTAACGAAGATTTCGTCAGCTATACAGAAAGGTTCGATTGTTACACTGAATATTGCCAGATTACGAACAAGGTATCTTTCTTCATTGCCAGTGTTGGTGCTAAAACTTATCAACTGCTGATTAAACTCGCTGCTCCGAGTAAACCTAAAGATCTGACATATGATAAAATCATAAAGCTGCTAACAGATCATTATTGCCCAGCACCATTGACGGACGTTTGTATTAATAAATTTCGTGCAAGAAAGCAGCTTGAACACGAATCGTTCAACGATTTTTATGCTGCACTTAAACAGCTTGCTATCGGCTGTAAATATGCCACTGTTGCGCGCCTAAACGAAGAGTTACGAGCTCAAATTATTTCCGGTATACGAGATTCTACAGTGCAAGCGCATTATCTCTCTGCTAATCTTACTTTGCAAGAGGTAATTGATAAAGCTGTTGCGAGCGAAAATGCGAAGAAAGGTGTTGAAGAATTGCGTAAATCTGAAACGCCATCCGTATCTGCACCAGTGCCAACTCTCAACAAGGTATCCGAGTTCGAACGGAagaaaaaacgtccaaaatacAAGAAACCTGCTCAAGCTGATAAGCCTAGTGCTACGAGTGATAACGTTGTGTGTTATCGTTGCGGTATACGCGATCATAAAGCTCCGAATTGCCGCCACAAGGGAGCGAAGTGTaccaaatgccaaaaaattggtcacttagCTACTGTTTGTGGTATGGGTCGTCGCGCGTTGCATTCAGCTGCGGCAAAATCGATCGATGTTGTTGATATGAAAAGTGGTGAAATTGTTGATATTGTGTTATCTGCTGCAGAATCGACAATAGATGCAACTGCTGAAAACTCCCCACCACCTAAAATTCATGTCGACGTTCGTATCGAAGGTGTACCTATTCGATTAGAAGCTGATTGCGGAGCTACATTCACCTTAATTTCGATGAGTGAATTTAAACGATTGGGTATCAAGACACCGTTACGTCCAAGTCGTTATACCTTACGCATCTATGATAAGAGCTTGGTTAAAATTGCTGGCTACGTACCTGTTCGAGTCGAATATGATGGGAAAGAGTATAAACTCATTCTACGAGTTGTGCATGGCGATTATGATAGTGTAATTGGACGTGATTGGATTTTTCCTATGCAACTCGATATTCGTCAACTGAATGCAGAAATAGCACCGATTCATAAAATCGATATTGACCTAAATGCTGAGATCGATAAATTGGTGTCAGAATTTGCTGATATTTTTGGCGATAGTCCGGGACGCTTACCTGGTGAACCAGTATCGTTTAAACTGTGTGCTGATGCCAATCCTATTTTTTGCCGTGCGCGTAGTGTTCCATATGCGCTGCGGGATGCAGTAAACGAAGAAATTGATCGTCTGGTTCGTGAGAAAATCTATACGCCAACTGAAACCTCCGAGTGGGCAACACCTATAGTTCCGGTGGTTAAATCAAATGGTTCTGTGCGACTTACCGGTGATTATAGTGTGACGTTGAACAAATATATCATACCGGAAGAATACCAAATTCCGAATTCCGAAGAAATGCTTATGGAACTCGAGGGTATACTGTTTGCAAAGTATGATATTGTTGAAGCGTATATGCATATGGGAGTTACCGCAGAATGCGCTAAATTACTGGCGGTGAACACACCCAAAGGTGTCCATCTCGTAAATTGCCTTAATTATGGTATTCAGTGCGCTCCATCGAAATTTCAACGAAGATTGGaagaaataattcgaaaaatacccggttttaaaaatttttttgatgatattcGTCAAGCATCAAAGACACCGGAAGAACATTTACAACGAATGCGTATGTTTTTCGAAGTTTGTCGTACAAATAATCTGCGattgaataaacaaaaatgCGTGTTTGTCACTGATAAGCTCAACTACCTTGGTTACACCATTGATGCGAATGGATTGCATAAAACGACCGAAAAAGTTGATCTTATTTTGAATATTCCACAACCAACGAATTTGGATGAATTGCAGTCGTTCATTGGTTTAGTTGGTTATTATTCCAAATTTATACCGAATTTCAGTGATATCGCTCATCCACTGAACCAGTTGCGCCGGAAAAACGTTCCTTTTGTATGGTCGAATGCTTGCAAAATGGCTTTTTGCAAATTAAAAGAAGAAATTGCCAGTGACCGAGTGCTGTGTCATTACAATCCGGCGAAAGAGCTGATATTATCGACAGATGCTTCACCATTTGCATTAGGTGCGGTACTAAGTCATCGTTTTGCTGAAGGAGAAAGGCCAATTGCTTTTGTCTCAAGAACGTTGACCGAGACAGAATCGAGGTATAGCCAACTGGACAAGGAGGCTTTGGCCATTTATTGGGGAATGAAAAAGTTCTTTAATTACCTGTATGGTAGGCCTTTTACCTTGATAACTGATTGCAAACCGCTACTGTCAATATTTGCGCCGTCAGCTGCCAAACCTGCGTTAAGTGCGAATCGTTTGCTTCATTACGCACTTTTCCTTCAAGGATTCAACTACAAGGTCATCTATCGTCGCTCTTCTGAACACATAAATGCTGATTTTGCTTCTCGCCATCCGCATCAGATTGCTAATGCATCACAAATTGATGTACCTACATGGTCTCACATAAATACTATCAATGTGTTACCTGTAAATGCGGAAATGATCGCGGAAGCTACGTTGTTAGAACCCTCATCAGCATCCTTAATTGCCCAGCTGAGAGGGGAAGAGCGGTGTACGTTAAAACCGAGTGAATTAGCTCAATATTCTCTACATGGTAATTGCATCATGAAAAATGACCGTGTGTATATACCTGCATCTTTACGCAAGCCTGTGTTAGCTGAATTACATCGAGGTCACTGCGGCATCGTTCGGTGTAAACAGTTAGCTAGGAGTTATGTCTACTGGCCTAAAATTGATCGAGACATTGAAGAAATGGTATCTGCGTGTCCGACCTGCGTTAAAAAGGATCCGCCTAAAGAACCATTTCACCCTTGGCAAAATCCGAATGCTCCATGGTTGCGCATCCATGCGGATATTGGTCAAGTTGGCAATACATACTTGCTAGTTATTGTTGATGCATCTTCGAAGTGGCCTGAGGGTTACGTATTACACTCGACAACATCTCAGAGAATAATTGCATGCTTCGAAGATACTTTTGCTCGATTTGGGTTACCTGCGACCTTGGTCACCGATAATGGGCCTCAATTTGCTGCCACTGAATTTGCCGAATTTGTTCGAAGAAATGGTATCAACCATGTTTTTTCACCTCCGTACTGCCCTTACTCCAATGGCCAAGCAGAACGATTTATTCAAATTGTTAAACGAGGTATTGCAGCTGATCAAGTTGGTAGTATGGAAGAACGTTTACAAAGAGTACTTTTTGCTTATCGACGAAATAAGTGCTCATCTACTGGTAAATCACCTGCTGCTGCGATGTTGGGTCGAGAATTGCGAACTCATTTAGACCTGGTTAAACCTACGAATGCTCCTGAAACATCAACCATTCCTGCTCGTCGTTCGTTCAACGTTAATGAAAAGGTACAACTGCGTATGTACAATAATCGACAGAAATGGATCAATGGTGTAGTACTGCAGAAATTAGGAGAAGTGGTTTATCTGGTCAAAGATGAATCTAACCAGACCCATAAACGTCATATTAATCAACTAAGACGAGCTGCAGTTCCAAAAGCCAATCCAatacctatttcgatattttcggATCCTGCATCAAGATCAAATGAGAATATTCCTGCGCCGCGTACGCCTCAATCTGCACCGCGTACGCCTCCACCAGCGCCGATGCGTCGTTCCGAGCGAGAGCGTCGCGCGCCCTTGCGTTATTCTCCTTAG